The nucleotide window CGCAAGCGTCGTCGCAGCAGCGGCGCCAAGCGTAAGCGGGCCGGTGTGCCGAGCGCGTCGGGCGAGTAATCGATGGAACGCATCTACATCGGCATGGGGAGCAACCTGGCCGAACCCGAGGCACAACTGCGCAGCGCCCTCCGGGCACTGGCAAATCTGCCCGACAGCCGATTCATCGGCGTCTCGGCGTTCTATCAAAGCGATTCACTGCTGCCCGGCCAACCACGCTACACCAATGCCGTGGCGGCGCTGGACAGCCAACTGGCGCCGCTGGAGCTGCTCGATGCGCTGCAAGCCATCGAAACCGGCCAGGGCCGTGAACGCCTGGAACGCTGGGGTCCGCGCACCCTGGACCTGGACATTCTGCTGTACGGCGATCGGCTGATCGACGAACCTCGGCTCAAGGTTCCCCACTACCACATGCACGCCCGGGCCTTCGTGTTGTACCCGCTGGCGGAGCTGGCCCCCGCCGACCTGCGCCTGGCTGACGGGCGCCTGCTCCCGGACCTGCTGGCCGCGTGTCCATTCGCCGGCCTGGAACGCCTGCCGCCCATCTGACGAAAACAATCCCCTGTGGGAGCGAGCCTGCTCGCGATAGCGGTGGGCCAGTCAATATGAATGTCGACTGATACACCGCTATCGCGAGCAGGCTCGCTCCCACAGGGCCCAGTACCGGACAGTCACATTTCAGGCGCCCCCCACGGCTGAAACGCATCAGTAACCCCGGTAACACCCGCCGGTAACACATCCAATTGACTTCCCCGGTGCTCCTCACGACTATAGGCGTCCCGTTGCCGCCAACGCGGCATTGAAGGGCGCAATCCAGGCCTTACAAGCACCACGCATAGAGGGTGCGCCTGTATAAATGACGAATCATGCGCGTTACTCGCAGTAGTTCACGAGCGCCTAATGAGGACTTTTTCATGCCAGCTATTACCCTGACCACGCTGCAAGGTCTCAAGCAGAAAGGCGAAAAAATCGCCATGCTGACCTGCTATGACGCAACCTTCGCCCACGCCTGCAACGAGGCCGGTGTCGAAGTGCTCCTGGTGGGCGATTCCCTCGGCATGGTGTTGCAGGGCCACGACAGTACGTTGCCGGCGACCACTGCTGACATGGCCTACCACGTGGCCTGCGTCAAGCGCGGTAACACCGATGCGCTGATCCTCGCCGACCTGCCATTCATGGCCTACGCCACCCTCGAACAGACCATGACCAACAGCGCCTTGCTGATGCAGGCCGGTGCCCACATGGTGAAAGTCGAAGGTGCGTTGTGGCTGGCCGAGTCGATCCGGTTGCTGGCCGAGCGTGGCATCCCGGTGTGTGCGCACCTGGGCCTGACACCCCAGGCGGTCAATGTGCTCGGTGGCTACAAGGTCCAGGGCCGCAATGAAAACCAGGCGCGGCAGATGCGCGCCGATGCCATCGCGCTGGAGCAGGCCGGGGCGGCGATGCTGTTGCTCGAATGCGTGCCCAGCGAGCTGGCCGAGGAAATCACCCAGGCGGTGAAGATTCCGGTCATCGGGATTGGTGCCGGCAATGCCACCGATGGCCAGGTGCTGGTGCTGCACGACATGCTCGGGCTCTCGCTCACGGGCCGCGCACCGAAGTTCGTGAAGAACTTCATGACCGGGCAACCCAGCATCCAGGCCGCCCTGAGCGCCTACGTGGCTGAAGTCAAAGCGACCACCTTCCCTGGCGCCGAACACGGATTCTCTGCATGAACACCGTCAAGACCGTACGTGAACTGCGGGCCGCCGTGGCCCGCGCCCGCAGCGAAGGCAAACGCATCGCCTTCGTGCCGACCATGGGCAACCTCCACAGTGGCCACGTGGCGCTGGTTACCAAAGCGGCGCAGCGAGCCGACTTCGTGGTGACGAGCATTTTCGTCAACCCGCTGCAGTTCGGCGCCGGCGAAGACCTGGACAAATACCCCCGCACCCTCGCAGCCGACCAGGAAAAGCTGCTCCAGGCCGGCTGCCATCTGCTGTTCGCCCCGTCCGTCGAAGAGATGTACCCCGACGGCATGACCGGGCAAACCCGGGTCAGCGTGCCGCAATTGTCCGAAGGCCTGTGCGGCGCCAGCCGGCCGGGGCACTTCGAGGGCGTGGCGACGGTGGTCAGCAAGCTGTTCAACATGGTCCAGCCCGACCTTGCGGTGTTCGGCCAGAAGGACTTCCAGCAACTGGCGGTGATCCGCGCACTGGTCCACGACCTGAACATGCCGATCCAGATCATTGGCGAGCCGACCGTCCGCGCCGAAGATGGCCTGGCGCTGTCGTCGCGCAATGGTTTCCTCAGCCCTGAACAACGCGCCGTGGCGCCGGTGGTCTACCGCAGCCTCAACAGCATTGCCGAGGCGATCCGACAGGGGCAACGGGACTTCCCGGCCCTGGTTGCCGAGCAGCTCAAGCAACTCGAAGCCGCCGGTATGCGCCCCGATTACCTGGAGATCCGCCAGGCCCGGACCTTGCGCCCGGCCATGCCTGAAGATCGCGACCTGGTGATCCTGGTCGCCGCGTTCCTCGGCACCACGCGACTGATCGACAATCTGCACCTGGATCTCGACGCCGCCTGACACCATCCCCTCTGTGGAACAAACTGTGGGAGCAAGGCTTGCCCGCGATGAAGTTAACGCGGTCGGCCCTGGAACCGAGGTGACTGTATCGCGAGCAAGCTTTGCTCCCACGGGCTCACCCACAGGGGATGGTGGAGCCATTGCCGCCTCGGCAGCCTTCGGGCAAACTGCCCGCCGTTCGGACCCGACCAGAGGAGAAAACCATGCACGCCATCATGCTCAAGGCCAAGCTGCACCGCGCCGAAGTCACTCACGCCGTGCTCGACTACGAAGGCTCCTGTGCCATCGATGGGGAGTGGCTGGACCTGTCGGGGATCCGTGAATACGAGCAGATCCAGATCTACAACGTCGACAACGGCGAGCGTTTCACCACCTACGCCATCCGTGGCGAAGAAGGTTCGCGGATGATCTCGGTCAACGGTGCCGCGGCCCACAAGGCCAAGGTAGGGGACCGCGTCATCATCTGCGCCTACGCCCACTACAGCGAAGCCGAGCTGGTCAACTTCAAACCGCGCATGCTGTACATGGCGCCGGGCAATGAACTGAGCCACACCAGCAACGCCATTCCGGTGCAGGTTGCCTGATCCGCGCCATGCCCCTTGTGGGAGCGAGCCTGCTCGCGATTACGGTAATTCAGTTGGTGTTGCTGGCGACTGACACACCGCAATCGCGAGCAGGCTCGCTCCCACAGTGAGTAACTCTTGTCTCCAAAAGAATGCTTCGTCCTCCCGTCTGTCGGCCCCTTCCCAGCCCCGTTGTATAAAAAAGTACCGGGAACCGGTCTGACAAAGCCAAGACAGATCGCAACGCGAGGTTTACTGTAGTCGCCCTGCGCCCGCAGATCGTGTCGACGCAGGTGTCCGGACGTCCACCATGGGCCATGCCGGAATTTTTAGTGTACAAAAGGTCGTTCAAGTAAAAGGAAACCCGCAGCGATGGCGTACTACCGAAACCCTCATGACGTGACCGCCCTGCCCGCCTGGCAGGCGCTGAATGACCACCGCAAGGCCATGCAGGATTTCAGCATGCGCGAAGCGTTCAATGCCGATCCGCAGCGTTTCAACCAATTCACCCTGTCGAGCTGTGGCCTGTTTCTCGATTATTCAAAAAACCTGATCACCGCCCAGACCCGCGACCTGCTGGTGGGCCTGGCCAATGAAGTCGACCTCAAGGGCGCGATCAAGGCGCTGTTCGAAGGCGAAATCATCAACGCCTCCGAAAACCGCCCCGCCCTGCACACCGCCCTGCGTCGGCCGGTGGGCGACCGCTTGCTGGTGAACGGCGTCAATGTGATGCCGGATGTGCACAAAGTGCTGAACCAGATCACCGACCTGGTGGGCCGCATTCACGATGGCCTGTGGCGCGGCTACACCGAGAAGCCGATCACCGACGTGGTGAACATCGGTATCGGTGGTTCGTTCCTCGGCCCGGAACTGGTCTCCGAAGCCCTGTTGTCCTACGCGCAAAAAGGCGTCCGCTGTCACTACCTGGCGAACATCGACGGCAGCGAGTTCCACGAGCTGACCATGAAACTGCGCGCCGAGACCACACTGTTCATCGTCTCGTCGAAATCCTTCAACACCCTCGAAACCCTGAAGAACGCCCAGGCCGCCCGCGCCTGGTACCTCGCCCAGGGCGGCTCCGAAGCGGAACTGTATCGCCACTTCATCGCCGTATCGAGCAACAACGCCGCCGCCGTGGCCTTCGGCATCCGCGAAGAAAACATCTTCCCGATGTGGGACTGGGTCGGCGGGCGTTACTCGCTGTGGTCGGCCATCGGCCTGCCGATCGCCCTCGCCATCGGCATGTCGAACTTCAAGGAACTGCTGTCCGGCGCCTATTCCATGGATCAGCATTTCCAGAGTGCGCCGTTCGAACAGAACATGCCGGTGCTGCTGGCCTTGCTGGGCGTGTGGTACGGCAATTTCTGGGGCGCGCAAAGCCACGCGATCCTGCCGTACGACCATTACCTGCGCAACATCACCAAGCACTTGCAGCAACTGGACATGGAATCCAACGGCAAGAGCGTGCGCCAGGACGGTACTCCGGTGTCCACCGACACCGGCCCGGTGATCTGGGGCGGCGTCGGCTGCAACGGCCAGCACGCCTACCATCAGTTGCTGCACCAGGGCACCCAATTGATCCCGGCCGACTTCATCGTGCCGGTCGTCAGCTTCAACCCGGTTTCCGATCATCACCAGTGGCTGTACGCCAACTGCCTGTCACAAAGCCAGGCACTGATGCTCGGCAAGACCCGCGCCGAGGCCGAAGCCGAGCTGCGGGACAAGGGCGCCAGTGAGGAGGACGTGCAGAAACTCGCCTCTCACAAGGTCATCCCGGGCAACCGTCCGAGCAACACCTTGGTGGTGGAACGTATCAGCCCACGGCGTCTTGGCGCATTGGTGGCGCTGTACGAACATAAAGTGTTCGTACAAAGCGTGGTCTGGGGCATCAACGCCTTCGACCAATGGGGCGTGGAGCTGGGCAAGGAACTGGGCAAGGGGGTCTACAACCGTCTGGTGGGCAGCGTAGAAAGCGCGGCCGAAGACGCTTCGACCCAGGGCCTGATCAACTACTTCCGTG belongs to Pseudomonas sp. B21-028 and includes:
- the folK gene encoding 2-amino-4-hydroxy-6-hydroxymethyldihydropteridine diphosphokinase — protein: MERIYIGMGSNLAEPEAQLRSALRALANLPDSRFIGVSAFYQSDSLLPGQPRYTNAVAALDSQLAPLELLDALQAIETGQGRERLERWGPRTLDLDILLYGDRLIDEPRLKVPHYHMHARAFVLYPLAELAPADLRLADGRLLPDLLAACPFAGLERLPPI
- the panB gene encoding 3-methyl-2-oxobutanoate hydroxymethyltransferase, with the protein product MPAITLTTLQGLKQKGEKIAMLTCYDATFAHACNEAGVEVLLVGDSLGMVLQGHDSTLPATTADMAYHVACVKRGNTDALILADLPFMAYATLEQTMTNSALLMQAGAHMVKVEGALWLAESIRLLAERGIPVCAHLGLTPQAVNVLGGYKVQGRNENQARQMRADAIALEQAGAAMLLLECVPSELAEEITQAVKIPVIGIGAGNATDGQVLVLHDMLGLSLTGRAPKFVKNFMTGQPSIQAALSAYVAEVKATTFPGAEHGFSA
- the panC gene encoding pantoate--beta-alanine ligase, which produces MNTVKTVRELRAAVARARSEGKRIAFVPTMGNLHSGHVALVTKAAQRADFVVTSIFVNPLQFGAGEDLDKYPRTLAADQEKLLQAGCHLLFAPSVEEMYPDGMTGQTRVSVPQLSEGLCGASRPGHFEGVATVVSKLFNMVQPDLAVFGQKDFQQLAVIRALVHDLNMPIQIIGEPTVRAEDGLALSSRNGFLSPEQRAVAPVVYRSLNSIAEAIRQGQRDFPALVAEQLKQLEAAGMRPDYLEIRQARTLRPAMPEDRDLVILVAAFLGTTRLIDNLHLDLDAA
- the panD gene encoding aspartate 1-decarboxylase; the protein is MHAIMLKAKLHRAEVTHAVLDYEGSCAIDGEWLDLSGIREYEQIQIYNVDNGERFTTYAIRGEEGSRMISVNGAAAHKAKVGDRVIICAYAHYSEAELVNFKPRMLYMAPGNELSHTSNAIPVQVA
- the pgi gene encoding glucose-6-phosphate isomerase; translation: MAYYRNPHDVTALPAWQALNDHRKAMQDFSMREAFNADPQRFNQFTLSSCGLFLDYSKNLITAQTRDLLVGLANEVDLKGAIKALFEGEIINASENRPALHTALRRPVGDRLLVNGVNVMPDVHKVLNQITDLVGRIHDGLWRGYTEKPITDVVNIGIGGSFLGPELVSEALLSYAQKGVRCHYLANIDGSEFHELTMKLRAETTLFIVSSKSFNTLETLKNAQAARAWYLAQGGSEAELYRHFIAVSSNNAAAVAFGIREENIFPMWDWVGGRYSLWSAIGLPIALAIGMSNFKELLSGAYSMDQHFQSAPFEQNMPVLLALLGVWYGNFWGAQSHAILPYDHYLRNITKHLQQLDMESNGKSVRQDGTPVSTDTGPVIWGGVGCNGQHAYHQLLHQGTQLIPADFIVPVVSFNPVSDHHQWLYANCLSQSQALMLGKTRAEAEAELRDKGASEEDVQKLASHKVIPGNRPSNTLVVERISPRRLGALVALYEHKVFVQSVVWGINAFDQWGVELGKELGKGVYNRLVGSVESAAEDASTQGLINYFRGRHRG